One segment of Eschrichtius robustus isolate mEscRob2 chromosome 3, mEscRob2.pri, whole genome shotgun sequence DNA contains the following:
- the LRRC8C gene encoding volume-regulated anion channel subunit LRRC8C isoform X1, translating to MIPVTEFRQFSEQQPAFRVLKPWWDVFTDYLSVAMLMIGVFGCTLQVMQDKIICLPKRVQPSQNHSSVSNVSQAVASTTPLPPPKPSPTNPVTVEMKGLKTDLDLQQYSFINQMCYERALHWYAKYFPYLVLIHTLVFMLCSNFWFKFPGSSSKIEHFISILGKCFDSPWTTRALSEVSGEDSEEKDNRKNNMSRSNTTQSGPEGSLVNSQSLKSIPEKFVVDKSTAGALDKKEGEQAKALFEKVKKFRLHVEEGDILYAMYVRQTVLKVIKFLIIIAYNSALVSKVQFTVDCNVDIQDMTGYKNFSCNHTMAHLFSKLSFCYLCFVSIYGLTCLYTLYWLFYRSLREYSFEYVRQETGIDDIPDVKNDFAFMLHMIDQYDPLYSKRFAVFLSEVSENKLKQLNLNNEWTPDKLRQKLQTNAHNRLELPLIMLSGLPDTVFEITELQSLKLEIIKNVMIPATIAQLDNLQELSLHQCSVKIHSAALSFLKENLKVLSVKFDDMRELPPWMYGLRNLEELSLVGSLSHDISKNITLESLRDLKSLKILSIKSNVSKIPQAVVDVSSHLQKMCIHNDGTKLVMLNNLKKMTNLTELELVHCDLERIPHAVFSLLSLQELDLKENNLKSIEEIVSFQHLRKLTVLKLWHNSITYIPEHIKKLTSLERLFFSHNKIEVLPSHLFLCNKIRYLDLSYNDVRFIPPEIGVLQSLQYFSITCNKVESLPDELYFCKKLKTLKIGKNSLSVLSPKIGNLLFLSYLDVKGNHFEILPPELGDCRALKRAGLVVEDALFETLPSDVREQMKTE from the exons ATGATTCCGGTGACAGAGTTCCGGCAGTTCTCTGAGCAGCAGCCTGCCTTCCGGGTTCTGAAGCCATGGTGGGATGTATTTACCGACTACTTGTCCGTGGCCATGCTGATGATTGGTGTGTTCGGGTGCACTTTGCAG gTCATGCAAGACAAGATAATCTGCCTTCCAAAAAGAGTGCAGCCTTCTCAGAACCACTCTTCTGTTTCAAATGTCTCTCAAGCAGTGGCCAGTACCACCCCGCTGCCTCCACCGAAACCGTCTCCTACTAACCCAGTCACTGTGGAAATGAAAGGACTGAAGACAGATTTGGACCTTCAGCAGTACAGCTTTATTAACCAGATGTGCTATGAGCGAGCCCTCCACTGGTACGCCAAGTATTTCCCTTACCTTGTCCTCATCCATACCCTGGTCTTCATGCTCTGTAGCAACTTTTGGTTCAAATTCCCTGGTTCCAGCTCCAAAATAGAACATTTCATCTCAATCCTGGGGAAGTGTTTTGACTCTCCCTGGACCACACGGGCTTTATCTGAAGTGTCTGGGGaggactcagaagaaaaggacaaCAGGAAGAACAACATGAGCCGGTCCAACACCACCCAGTCTGGTCCAGAAGGCAGCCTGGTCAACTCTCAGTCTTTAAAGTCAATTCCTGAGAAGTTTGTGGTTGACAAATCCACTGCAGGGGCTCTAGATAAGAAGGAGGGTGAGCAAGCGAAGGCTTTATTTGAGAAGGTGAAGAAGTTCAGGCTGCACGTAGAAGAAGGTGATATATTATATGCTATGTATGTTCGTCAGACTGTACTTAAGGTTATAAAATTCCTAATCATCATTGCATATAATAGCGCCCTGGTTTCCAAAGTCCAGTTTACAGTGGACTGTAATGTTGACATTCAGGACATGACTGGATATAAAAACTTTTCTTGCAATCATACCATGGCACACTTGTTCTCAAAACTCTCCTTTTGCTACCTGTGCTTTGTAAGTATCTACGGATTGACATGCCTTTATACCTTATACTGGCTGTTCTACCGTTCTCTGAGGGAGTACTCTTTTGAGTATGTCCGGCAGGAAACTGGAATTGATGATATTCCAGACGTGAAAAATGACTTTGCTTTTATGCTTCATATGATAGATCAGTACGACCCTCTGTATTCCAAGAGGTTTGCAGTGTTCCTATCTGAAGTGAGTGAAAACAAATTAAAGCAGCTGAATTTAAACAATGAGTGGACTCCGGATAAACTGAGGCAGAAGCTGCAGACGAATGCCCATAACCGCCTGGAATTGCCTCTCATCATGCTCTCTGGCCTTCCAGACACTGTTTTTGAAATCACAGAGTTGCAGTCTCTAAAACTTGAAATCATTAAGAATGTCATGATACCAGCCACCATTGCACAGCTAGACAATCTCCAGGAGCTCTCTCTGCACCAGTGCTCGGTCAAAATCCACAGCGCGGCGCTCTCTTTCCTGAAGGAGAACCTCAAGGTCTTGAGCGTCAAGTTTGATGATATGAGGGAGCTGCCCCCCTGGATGTATGGCCTCCGGAACCTGGAGGAGCTCTCCCTGGTTGGCTCTCTAAGTCACGATATTTCCAAAAATATCACCCTTGAGTCTCTGCGGGATCTCAAAAGCCTTAAAATTCTCTCTATCAAAAGCAATGTTTCCAAAATCCCGCAGGCAGTGGTTGATGTTTCCAGCCATCTCCAGAAGATGTGCATACACAACGATGGCACCAAGCTGGTGATGCTTAACAATCTGAAGAAGATGACCAATCTGACAGAGCTAGAGCTGGTCCACTGTGACCTGGAGCGCATTCCTCACGCCGTGTTCAGCCTGCTTAGCCTCCAGGAATTGGACCtcaaggaaaataatctgaaatctaTAGAAGAGATCGTTAGCTTCCAGCACTTGAGAAAGTTGACAGTGCTAAAACTGTGGCATAACAGCATCACCTACATCCCAGAGCATATAAAGAAACTCACCAGCCTGGAGCGCCTCTTCTTTAGTCACAATAAAATAGAGGTGCTGCCTTCCCACCTCTTCCTATGCAACAAGATCCGATACCTGGACTTGTCCTACAATGACGTTAGATTTATCCCGCCTGAGATCGGAGTTCTACAAAGTTTACAGTATTTTTCCATCACTTGTAACAAAGTGGAGAGCCTTCCAGATGAACTCTATTTCTGTAAGAAACTCAAAACTCTGAAGATTGGGAAAAACAGCCTATCAGTACTTTCACCAAAAATTGGAAATTTACTGTTTCTCTCCTATTTAGATGTTAAAGGCAATCACTTTGAAATTCTCCCTCCCGAACTGGGCGACTGTCGGGCTCTGAAGCGGGCTGGTTTAGTTGTAGAAGATGCTCTGTTTGAAACCCTGCCTTCTGATGTCCGGgagcaaatgaaaacagaataa
- the LRRC8C gene encoding volume-regulated anion channel subunit LRRC8C isoform X2 produces MIPVTEFRQFSEQQPAFRVLKPWWDVFTDYLSVAMLMIGVFGCTLQVMQDKIICLPKRVQPSQNHSSVSNVSQAVASTTPLPPPKPSPTNPVTVEMKGLKTDLDLQQYSFINQMCYERALHWYAKYFPYLVLIHTLVFMLCSNFWFKFPGSSSKIEHFISILGKCFDSPWTTRALSEVSGEDSEEKDNRKNNMSRSNTTQSGPEGSLVNSQSLKSIPEKFVVDKSTAGALDKKEGEQAKALFEKVKKFRLHVEEGDILYAMYVRQTVLKVIKFLIIIAYNSALVSKVQFTVDCNVDIQDMTGYKNFSCNHTMAHLFSKLSFCYLCFVSIYGLTCLYTLYWLFYRSLREYSFEYVRQETGIDDIPDVKNDFAFMLHMIDQYDPLYSKRFAVFLSEVSENKLKQLNLNNEWTPDKLRQKLQTNAHNRLELPLIMLSGLPDTVFEITELQSLKLEIIKNVMIPATIAQLDNLQELSLHQCSVKIHSAALSFLKENLKVLSVKFDDMRELPPWMYGLRNLEELSLVGSLSHDISKNITLESLRDLKSLKILSIKSNVSKIPQAVVDVSSHLQKMCIHNDGTKLVMLNNLKKMTNLTELELVHCDLERIPHAVFSLLSLQELDLKENNLKSIEEIVSFQHLRKLTVLKLWHNSITYIPEHIKKLTSLERLFFSHNKIEVLPSHLFLCNKIRYLDLSYNDVRFIPPEIGVLQSLQYFSITCNKVESLPDELYFYVKGNHFEILPPELGDCRALKRAGLVVEDALFETLPSDVREQMKTE; encoded by the exons ATGATTCCGGTGACAGAGTTCCGGCAGTTCTCTGAGCAGCAGCCTGCCTTCCGGGTTCTGAAGCCATGGTGGGATGTATTTACCGACTACTTGTCCGTGGCCATGCTGATGATTGGTGTGTTCGGGTGCACTTTGCAG gTCATGCAAGACAAGATAATCTGCCTTCCAAAAAGAGTGCAGCCTTCTCAGAACCACTCTTCTGTTTCAAATGTCTCTCAAGCAGTGGCCAGTACCACCCCGCTGCCTCCACCGAAACCGTCTCCTACTAACCCAGTCACTGTGGAAATGAAAGGACTGAAGACAGATTTGGACCTTCAGCAGTACAGCTTTATTAACCAGATGTGCTATGAGCGAGCCCTCCACTGGTACGCCAAGTATTTCCCTTACCTTGTCCTCATCCATACCCTGGTCTTCATGCTCTGTAGCAACTTTTGGTTCAAATTCCCTGGTTCCAGCTCCAAAATAGAACATTTCATCTCAATCCTGGGGAAGTGTTTTGACTCTCCCTGGACCACACGGGCTTTATCTGAAGTGTCTGGGGaggactcagaagaaaaggacaaCAGGAAGAACAACATGAGCCGGTCCAACACCACCCAGTCTGGTCCAGAAGGCAGCCTGGTCAACTCTCAGTCTTTAAAGTCAATTCCTGAGAAGTTTGTGGTTGACAAATCCACTGCAGGGGCTCTAGATAAGAAGGAGGGTGAGCAAGCGAAGGCTTTATTTGAGAAGGTGAAGAAGTTCAGGCTGCACGTAGAAGAAGGTGATATATTATATGCTATGTATGTTCGTCAGACTGTACTTAAGGTTATAAAATTCCTAATCATCATTGCATATAATAGCGCCCTGGTTTCCAAAGTCCAGTTTACAGTGGACTGTAATGTTGACATTCAGGACATGACTGGATATAAAAACTTTTCTTGCAATCATACCATGGCACACTTGTTCTCAAAACTCTCCTTTTGCTACCTGTGCTTTGTAAGTATCTACGGATTGACATGCCTTTATACCTTATACTGGCTGTTCTACCGTTCTCTGAGGGAGTACTCTTTTGAGTATGTCCGGCAGGAAACTGGAATTGATGATATTCCAGACGTGAAAAATGACTTTGCTTTTATGCTTCATATGATAGATCAGTACGACCCTCTGTATTCCAAGAGGTTTGCAGTGTTCCTATCTGAAGTGAGTGAAAACAAATTAAAGCAGCTGAATTTAAACAATGAGTGGACTCCGGATAAACTGAGGCAGAAGCTGCAGACGAATGCCCATAACCGCCTGGAATTGCCTCTCATCATGCTCTCTGGCCTTCCAGACACTGTTTTTGAAATCACAGAGTTGCAGTCTCTAAAACTTGAAATCATTAAGAATGTCATGATACCAGCCACCATTGCACAGCTAGACAATCTCCAGGAGCTCTCTCTGCACCAGTGCTCGGTCAAAATCCACAGCGCGGCGCTCTCTTTCCTGAAGGAGAACCTCAAGGTCTTGAGCGTCAAGTTTGATGATATGAGGGAGCTGCCCCCCTGGATGTATGGCCTCCGGAACCTGGAGGAGCTCTCCCTGGTTGGCTCTCTAAGTCACGATATTTCCAAAAATATCACCCTTGAGTCTCTGCGGGATCTCAAAAGCCTTAAAATTCTCTCTATCAAAAGCAATGTTTCCAAAATCCCGCAGGCAGTGGTTGATGTTTCCAGCCATCTCCAGAAGATGTGCATACACAACGATGGCACCAAGCTGGTGATGCTTAACAATCTGAAGAAGATGACCAATCTGACAGAGCTAGAGCTGGTCCACTGTGACCTGGAGCGCATTCCTCACGCCGTGTTCAGCCTGCTTAGCCTCCAGGAATTGGACCtcaaggaaaataatctgaaatctaTAGAAGAGATCGTTAGCTTCCAGCACTTGAGAAAGTTGACAGTGCTAAAACTGTGGCATAACAGCATCACCTACATCCCAGAGCATATAAAGAAACTCACCAGCCTGGAGCGCCTCTTCTTTAGTCACAATAAAATAGAGGTGCTGCCTTCCCACCTCTTCCTATGCAACAAGATCCGATACCTGGACTTGTCCTACAATGACGTTAGATTTATCCCGCCTGAGATCGGAGTTCTACAAAGTTTACAGTATTTTTCCATCACTTGTAACAAAGTGGAGAGCCTTCCAGATGAACTCTATTTCT ATGTTAAAGGCAATCACTTTGAAATTCTCCCTCCCGAACTGGGCGACTGTCGGGCTCTGAAGCGGGCTGGTTTAGTTGTAGAAGATGCTCTGTTTGAAACCCTGCCTTCTGATGTCCGGgagcaaatgaaaacagaataa